In one window of Candidatus Rhabdochlamydia sp. T3358 DNA:
- a CDS encoding zinc ABC transporter substrate-binding protein — protein MINKWIRIVGFFVFIGGLTCLSLLSCCSKTGVSSNVFNQWMQTSDKIKVLSTVAMIDDIVRQIGKEKILHMPLISGQIDPHSYEMVKGDDEKLQMATVVFYNGLGLEHGASLSNHLFNHKNAIALGDIVAHQVPEEMIYIERTIDPHIWMDISLWSLIIDPIVQELSRLDPDSEEFYKNNAENLLEAMQRMDKKICDAMHEIPSSQRYLVTSHDAFNYFTRAYLANPDEEYWQSRVNAPEGLAPDGQLSSSDIQYIVNFLLEKHIQTVFPESSVNRDALNKIIHDCQKKGLKVHMAKSPLYSDSMGGKGSGADNYLDMMWHNTSAILSEWEKN, from the coding sequence ATGATTAATAAGTGGATAAGAATAGTCGGGTTTTTTGTTTTTATAGGGGGTTTAACTTGTCTTTCCCTGTTGTCTTGTTGTAGTAAAACCGGGGTATCCTCAAATGTATTTAATCAGTGGATGCAAACTAGTGATAAAATTAAAGTATTGTCTACTGTGGCCATGATAGATGATATTGTAAGACAAATTGGGAAAGAAAAAATTTTACACATGCCTCTTATTTCAGGTCAAATAGATCCTCATAGTTATGAAATGGTCAAAGGGGATGATGAAAAGCTTCAGATGGCAACTGTTGTGTTTTATAATGGTTTAGGCTTGGAACATGGAGCTAGCTTAAGCAATCACCTATTTAATCATAAGAATGCTATTGCTTTAGGAGATATAGTGGCTCATCAGGTTCCAGAAGAAATGATTTATATAGAAAGGACAATAGATCCTCATATCTGGATGGATATCTCATTATGGAGCCTAATCATAGATCCCATCGTGCAAGAATTATCTAGATTGGATCCTGATTCTGAAGAATTTTATAAGAATAATGCAGAGAATCTCTTAGAAGCAATGCAAAGAATGGATAAAAAGATTTGCGATGCGATGCATGAAATCCCTTCATCTCAACGTTATCTTGTTACAAGTCATGATGCATTTAATTATTTTACGCGAGCCTATTTGGCAAATCCAGATGAAGAGTATTGGCAAAGTCGAGTAAATGCACCAGAGGGTTTAGCTCCGGATGGTCAATTAAGCTCAAGCGACATTCAATACATTGTAAACTTTTTATTAGAAAAACACATCCAGACGGTTTTCCCTGAGTCCAGTGTTAATCGAGATGCATTGAATAAGATTATTCACGATTGTCAGAAAAAAGGCCTCAAGGTTCACATGGCTAAATCTCCTCTTTATAGTGATTCAATGGGAGGAAAGGGTAGTGGGGCTGATAATTATTTAGATATGATGTGGCATAATACAAGCGCAATTCTTTCAGAATGGGAAAAAAATTAA
- a CDS encoding metal ABC transporter ATP-binding protein: MQNAIEIENLTVTYGKTAVLWDINLTIPKGKLVGIIGPNGAGKSTLLKAMLEMVDVLSGTISFLDQPFKKSRNKIAYVPQRSSVDWDFPITAFELVLMGRYNKIGYLKWPKAADREAAKKALELVGMLIFADRQISQLSGGQQQRLFIARALLQEAEFYLMDEPFAGVDIATERAIVVLMDKLKEQGKTLLVVHHDLSTVKTYFDWAILLNTCLIANGPVQEVFCSDMIMRTFGRSHVLLDEAAHLTQSKTTGVS, from the coding sequence ATGCAAAATGCTATTGAGATAGAAAATCTTACAGTGACTTATGGAAAAACAGCGGTTCTTTGGGATATTAACTTAACTATTCCAAAAGGCAAACTCGTGGGAATTATTGGGCCTAATGGAGCAGGAAAAAGCACCCTTTTAAAAGCCATGCTAGAAATGGTTGATGTTCTATCAGGTACCATTAGTTTTTTGGACCAGCCTTTCAAAAAATCTCGTAATAAAATTGCTTATGTGCCGCAACGCTCTTCTGTGGATTGGGATTTCCCCATTACAGCTTTTGAGCTTGTTTTAATGGGTAGATATAACAAGATAGGATACTTGAAATGGCCTAAAGCAGCGGATAGAGAAGCTGCAAAAAAAGCACTAGAACTAGTAGGGATGCTTATTTTTGCAGATAGGCAGATTAGTCAATTATCTGGAGGGCAACAACAAAGGCTATTTATTGCTCGAGCTCTTCTGCAAGAAGCAGAATTTTATTTAATGGATGAGCCTTTTGCAGGAGTTGATATAGCAACAGAGAGAGCCATTGTGGTTTTAATGGATAAGCTCAAGGAACAAGGGAAAACCCTACTTGTTGTGCATCATGATTTATCAACTGTAAAGACCTATTTTGATTGGGCCATTTTATTAAATACTTGTTTGATTGCAAATGGTCCTGTGCAGGAGGTTTTTTGTTCTGATATGATTATGCGTACTTTTGGAAGATCTCATGTTTTATTAGATGAGGCGGCTCATTTAACACAAAGTAAGACTACAGGGGTATCGTGA
- a CDS encoding metal ABC transporter permease yields the protein MILSSVWQFFSDPVLQAPTIASMLMCLSSALVGVIVLMRKRSLLGEALSHAAYPGVILSLLFLSTFFPGQYDLVSLSVLIGGFISACIGLWFLEKMQKLTRVKDDGALCFILSSFFGIGVLFASRMQTTNVIYYKMAQMFLYGQVATMTGSHIWIYTGLTLTVITIILLCYRPIILVLFDRDFSRVLNTPVRLIETILFFLLVLAIVIGIRSVGVVLMSGMLIAPSVAARQWSNRLSKIFILSAVFGAVSGFLGNYLSFEVPKWFGNERFSFPTGPMILLAAIFLAFFSLLFSPKRGFIFRLWRIARFRWNCKEENLLKLLWKLQTQEGLSKKEIQAKSSLSYAHTTFLLGYLKQQGWLKKTGFKYHLTSDGIQRAARVIRLHRLWEAYLVYLGQGIEKVHRSAEEMEHIISPEIEAQLTELLNDPKQDPHLQPIPARETTL from the coding sequence GTGATTTTATCTTCTGTGTGGCAATTTTTTTCTGATCCTGTCCTGCAAGCACCAACAATTGCTAGCATGCTGATGTGTTTATCAAGCGCTCTTGTAGGAGTCATTGTTCTTATGCGCAAGCGCTCTTTGTTAGGAGAGGCGCTATCTCATGCGGCTTATCCAGGGGTTATTTTATCTTTACTCTTTTTATCCACTTTTTTTCCTGGACAATACGATTTGGTTTCCTTAAGCGTTTTAATCGGAGGATTTATTTCTGCTTGTATAGGTTTATGGTTTCTCGAAAAGATGCAGAAATTAACTAGAGTAAAAGATGATGGAGCCCTGTGCTTTATCCTTTCTTCTTTTTTTGGAATAGGGGTTTTATTTGCAAGTCGTATGCAAACGACAAATGTCATTTATTATAAAATGGCACAAATGTTTCTCTATGGGCAAGTAGCTACTATGACTGGCTCTCATATTTGGATTTATACAGGTCTAACTTTGACTGTTATAACCATTATCTTGCTTTGCTATCGACCTATTATTCTTGTTTTGTTTGACCGAGATTTTTCAAGGGTTTTAAATACTCCTGTACGGTTGATTGAAACGATATTATTTTTTCTTCTTGTCTTAGCGATTGTCATTGGGATTCGAAGCGTGGGTGTTGTTTTGATGTCCGGTATGTTGATTGCACCCTCTGTTGCTGCACGTCAATGGAGCAACCGATTAAGTAAGATATTTATTTTATCTGCTGTTTTTGGAGCTGTTAGTGGATTTTTAGGCAATTACTTATCTTTTGAAGTACCTAAATGGTTTGGCAATGAGAGGTTTTCTTTCCCAACAGGACCTATGATTTTATTAGCAGCTATATTTTTAGCTTTTTTCTCCTTACTTTTTAGCCCTAAAAGAGGTTTTATATTTCGCTTATGGCGAATTGCTAGGTTTCGATGGAATTGCAAAGAAGAAAATCTGCTTAAATTACTGTGGAAATTGCAGACCCAAGAAGGGTTATCCAAAAAAGAGATACAAGCAAAGTCTAGTTTGTCTTACGCTCATACCACATTTCTTCTAGGGTATCTTAAACAACAGGGATGGCTAAAAAAAACAGGTTTTAAGTATCACTTAACCAGCGATGGGATCCAAAGAGCAGCAAGAGTTATACGATTGCACAGATTATGGGAAGCTTATCTAGTTTACTTAGGACAGGGTATAGAGAAAGTACACCGAAGCGCCGAAGAAATGGAACACATCATCAGTCCAGAGATAGAGGCTCAGCTTACAGAGCTTTTAAATGATCCTAAACAAGATCCTCATTTGCAACCCATTCCGGCAAGGGAAACAACTTTATGA